The sequence AAAAGCCGCGCATTGCGTGGCTTTGAATGTGGTGGGCCCACACGGACTCGAACCGTGGACCAAAGGATTATGCGTTGCCAGGAATGCGGGCTTGCCAATGGTGCTCCGGGCGAGCCGCTGTGATACCCAGTGGGACTTTGGAAAGGTGCATCGGCAGGGTTGCTGCGCGAGATTGCTGCACGTCCGATATCAGAGCTGGGGCCGCATTCGCTAAACGTCCCTGTCAGCTGGTTGTCGGGCTGCTTCTGGCCGATAGCTGACTGTCACGGCTATCGACAAAAGCGGCAGGCGGCGGAGGCATCCTTCCCGCGACAACTGGCGTTATTCTTGGCGACGCGGTCTGCTGGCTTCTAGCCGATCCTTGCCAGGCAATATGTCAAACATGCGTAGGTAGTCTCTCGCAAAGTGTGAAGCACCTTCATAACCAACCTCGAACGCTGCACTGCTGGATGACCTGCCTTCAGACACGATCAAGCGCCGCGCCTCGATCAATCGTAATTGCTTCTGGAATTGCAACGGTGTGAGTGAAGTGACCGCCCTGAAATGTTGGTGAAACGAAGAGCGGCTCATCCCCGCCACGGCAGCCAGCCGTTCGACCGGCAGCGCGTTGGCGTACTCGGCTCGCAGTACCGCAACGGAGCGGGCTATGCGATGAACATGACTGTCAGGCGTGCCGAGTTGGCGTATCGCTGCGCCGTGCATACCCGTGAGTAGCCAATAGTGGATTTCGCGCAGCAATTGCTGTTGTAGCAGGGCCAATGCGGCCGGACGGTCAAGCAGCTGCATCAAGCGCAACGCGGTGTCGGCGACTTGCTCGTATGTTGAAGTACGTTCATGAGGTTTGACGCTTAACGCCTGCGCCTGCATTTCCAGCACCAGATCGGCGATTATGCAAAGGTCCAGATCAAGTGCGAGCGACAGATAAGGCGTGCTCGCGCTCGCCTGTATGATCTGGCTGACCATTGGCTGGTTGGCAGTGATCAGCATGGAGTCGCCAGCAGCGTAATCCAGCTGCTGGTTACCAATGGAAACGCGCTTGCTGCCCTGCAGCACCAGGCACAACAGCGGCCGTGGCAGCGTATGCTCCAATGAAGTAGCCGCGGTTTTGCGAATAGCAATAAGCCCGCAAGCGGTAGATGCAACACCGTCACGTGCACACGCGCCTTCGGTACGGCGGCGAACAATTTC is a genomic window of Stutzerimonas stutzeri containing:
- a CDS encoding AraC family transcriptional regulator; amino-acid sequence: MAETLLEIVRRRTEGACARDGVASTACGLIAIRKTAATSLEHTLPRPLLCLVLQGSKRVSIGNQQLDYAAGDSMLITANQPMVSQIIQASASTPYLSLALDLDLCIIADLVLEMQAQALSVKPHERTSTYEQVADTALRLMQLLDRPAALALLQQQLLREIHYWLLTGMHGAAIRQLGTPDSHVHRIARSVAVLRAEYANALPVERLAAVAGMSRSSFHQHFRAVTSLTPLQFQKQLRLIEARRLIVSEGRSSSSAAFEVGYEGASHFARDYLRMFDILPGKDRLEASRPRRQE